The Juglans regia cultivar Chandler chromosome 2, Walnut 2.0, whole genome shotgun sequence genome includes a window with the following:
- the LOC109004069 gene encoding uncharacterized protein LOC109004069 isoform X19, translating to MANAPEENIIISSGRGQDEDQLSNFAELYKAVRDGKLTDTVRILDQSQDFDQPGDKACNKIITDRDETALHVAVLNGHEHIVEELMNRMSDESLAMYDRDGYTALITAAVLGNRKMVECMLTKKSDLIRIKSNSNGKNLPVVMAIDFGQIEMARYLYDLTPEGDLIPQDNDQEIHKDHNGATLLTCAIYAGTLDGMHIALGLIERCPRLALAIDKYDESGILALASMRQSLPSGNQRIYSSNVEHGQSNQEESNRSDLEHGQSNQEESNRSNVEHGQSNQEESNRSDLEHGQSNQEGINISEVEHGQSSQEEINISEHGQSNQEEINRSDVEHGQSNQEEINRSNVEHGQSNHEEINRSDLEHGQSNQEGINISGIMRIPILAPAICKTRSNISEVEHGQSSQEEINISEHGQSNQEEINKSDVEHGQSNHEEINRSGITQLYEMKRIHDQYDKLLSKMCEEISESLQSNTQQLKDGLVYTAICQAAENGISEFVSKMLETDRHFLWTEDRNGRNIFMLGVLHRQEKIFSILYRLDGKIMNSLTCLQDRNKNNMLHMAGMMEDAIRQINQIPGAALQMQRELQWFKEVERIVLPRHKETKNGDGLTPRQLFTKNHEDMKEKGEKWMKNTARSCTVVGALIVTIMFAAIFTLPGDNNQSMGLPKSLNKFWLNVLIIFDALSLFSSSTSVLMFLGILTSRYSEEDFLEYLPRQMIIGLLTLFCSIATMMITFSSALLIILQEQLRIAIPLICLASVPVTFFVWIQFPILKDMIISTYGPSIFTGRK from the exons atggcAAATGCGCCGGAGGAGAACATTATCATAAGTTCCGGACGCGGTCAGGATGAAGATCAGTTATCCAACTTTGCAGAATTGTACAAAGCTGTGCGAGACGGTAAATTGACTGATACAGTACGCATTCTTGATCAGTCTCAAGACTTTGATCAACCCGGTGATAAGGCATGTAATAAGATAATCACAGATAGAGACGAAACGGCTCTTCATGTTGCTGTTTTAAATGGACATGAGCATATAGTGGAGGAGTTGATGAATCGAATGTCGGATGAGAGCTTGGCCATGTATGATAGAGACGGTTACACAGCTCTAATCACGGCTGCCGTGCTTGGAAATAGGAAAATGGTGGAGTGCATGCTTACAAAAAAATCTGATTTGATCAGAATTAAAAGTAATTCCAACGGAAAAAATCTTCCAGTTGTTATGGCTATTGATTTCGGGCAAATAGAAATGGCGCGCTATTTGTATGATCTTACTCCAGAAGGAG ATTTAATTCCACAGGATAATGATCAGGAGATTCATAAGGACCACAATGGTGCTACGCTTCTTACCTGTGCTATCTATGCTGGGACTTTGG ACGGAATGCATATTGCTTTGGGATTAATCGAACGCTGCCCACGTTTGGCATTGGCTATTGACAAGTATGACGAGTCGGGAATCTTAGCATTGGCCTCTATGCGTCAGTCCTTGCCAAGTGGAAATCAGCGCATCTACTCCTCAA ATGTAGAACATGGCCAAAGCAATCAAGAAGAAAGTAACAGATCAG ATTTAGAACATGGCCAAAGCAATCAAGAAGAAAGTAACAGATCAA ATGTAGAACATGGCCAAAGCAATCAAGAAGAAAGTAACAGATCAG ATCTAGAACATGGCCAAAGCAATCAAGAAGGAATTAACATATCAG AGGTAGAACATGGCCAAAGCAGTCAAGAAGAAATTAACATTTCAG AACATGGCCAAAGCAATCAAGAAGAAATTAACAGATCAG ATGTAGAACATGGCCAAAGCAATCAAGAAGAAATTAACAGATCAA ATGTAGAACATGGCCAAAGCAATCATGAAGAAATTAACAGATCAG ATCTAGAACATGGCCAAAGCAATCAAGAAGGAATTAACATATCAG GTATAATGCGCATTCCAATTTTGGCTCCTGCGATTTGTAAAACTCGTTCGAATATTTCAGAGGTAGAACATGGCCAAAGCAGTCAAGAAGAAATTAACATTTCAG AACATGGCCAAAGCAATCAAGAAGAAATTAACAAATCAG ATGTAGAACATGGCCAAAGCAATCATGAAGAAATTAACAGATCAG GAATCACGCAGTTGTACGAGATGAAGAGGATCCATGACCAGTACGATAAACTTCTTTCTAAAATGTGTGAAGAGATATCAGAATCACTTCAATCAAACACTCAACAACTTAAGGATGGCCTAGTTTATACTGCCATTTGCCAGGCTGCCGAGAACGGGATTTCCGAGTTTGTTTCTAAGATGCTTGAAACGGATCGACATTTTTTATGGACCGAAGATAGAAATGGAAGGAACATATTTATGCTCGGTGTCTTGCATCGTCAAGAAAAAATCTTTAGCATTCTATACCGGCTAGATGGGAAGATCATGAACTCCTTGACATGTTTACAAGATCGcaataaaaataacatgttACATATGGCAGGGATGATGGAAGATGCCATCAGGCAGATTAATCAAATCCCAGGGGCAGCTTTACAGATGCAAAGAGAGTTACAATGGTTCaag GAGGTAGAGAGAATTGTCCTTCCCAGGCATAAGGAAACCAAAAATGGGGATGGTTTAACTCCCCGACAACTATTTACGAAGAACCACGAGGACATGAAggaaaagggagagaaatggatgaaaaataCAGCAAGGTCATGTACGGTGGTGGGTGCTCTCATTGTTACTATTATGTTTGCAGCTATCTTTACTCTTCCAGGTGATAACAACCAAAGCATGGGCTTGCCAAAGTCCTTGAACAAGTTTTGGCTCAACGTCCTCATAATATTCGATGCATTGtcccttttttcttcctcaacttcAGTCTTGATGTTTTTGGGAATTCTCACATCACGTTATTCAGAAGAGGATTTTCTTGAGTATTTGCCAAGACAGATGATAATAGGCCTTTTGACTCTCTTTTGCTCTATTGCGACCATGATGATAACCTTTTCAAGTGCTCTTTTAATCATCCTACAAGAGCAATTACGGATTGCAATTCCTCTCATTTGTTTGGCTAGTGTTCCAGTCACGTTCTTCGTATGGATTCAGTTCCCAATTCTTAAGGACATGATCATTTCAACCTACGGACCAAGCATCTTCACAGGCCGAAAATGA
- the LOC109004069 gene encoding uncharacterized protein LOC109004069 isoform X10 — MANAPEENIIISSGRGQDEDQLSNFAELYKAVRDGKLTDTVRILDQSQDFDQPGDKACNKIITDRDETALHVAVLNGHEHIVEELMNRMSDESLAMYDRDGYTALITAAVLGNRKMVECMLTKKSDLIRIKSNSNGKNLPVVMAIDFGQIEMARYLYDLTPEGDLIPQDNDQEITPDEDLIPQEDNDQEITPDEDLIPQDNDQEIHKDHNGATLLTCAIYAGTLDGMHIALGLIERCPRLALAIDKYDESGILALASMRQSLPSGNQRIYSSNVEHGQSNQEESNRSDLEHGQSNQEESNRSNVEHGQSNQEESNRSDLEHGQSNQEGINISEVEHGQSSQEEINISEHGQSNQEEINRSDVEHGQSNQEEINRSNVEHGQSNHEEINRSDLEHGQSNQEGINISEVEHGQSSQEEINISEHGQSNQEEINKSDVEHGQSNHEEINRSGITQLYEMKRIHDQYDKLLSKMCEEISESLQSNTQQLKDGLVYTAICQAAENGISEFVSKMLETDRHFLWTEDRNGRNIFMLGVLHRQEKIFSILYRLDGKIMNSLTCLQDRNKNNMLHMAGMMEDAIRQINQIPGAALQMQRELQWFKEVERIVLPRHKETKNGDGLTPRQLFTKNHEDMKEKGEKWMKNTARSCTVVGALIVTIMFAAIFTLPGDNNQSMGLPKSLNKFWLNVLIIFDALSLFSSSTSVLMFLGILTSRYSEEDFLEYLPRQMIIGLLTLFCSIATMMITFSSALLIILQEQLRIAIPLICLASVPVTFFVWIQFPILKDMIISTYGPSIFTGRK, encoded by the exons atggcAAATGCGCCGGAGGAGAACATTATCATAAGTTCCGGACGCGGTCAGGATGAAGATCAGTTATCCAACTTTGCAGAATTGTACAAAGCTGTGCGAGACGGTAAATTGACTGATACAGTACGCATTCTTGATCAGTCTCAAGACTTTGATCAACCCGGTGATAAGGCATGTAATAAGATAATCACAGATAGAGACGAAACGGCTCTTCATGTTGCTGTTTTAAATGGACATGAGCATATAGTGGAGGAGTTGATGAATCGAATGTCGGATGAGAGCTTGGCCATGTATGATAGAGACGGTTACACAGCTCTAATCACGGCTGCCGTGCTTGGAAATAGGAAAATGGTGGAGTGCATGCTTACAAAAAAATCTGATTTGATCAGAATTAAAAGTAATTCCAACGGAAAAAATCTTCCAGTTGTTATGGCTATTGATTTCGGGCAAATAGAAATGGCGCGCTATTTGTATGATCTTACTCCAGAAGGAGATTTAATTCCACAGGATAATGATCAGGAGATTACTCCAGATGAAGATTTAATTCCACAGGAGGATAATGATCAGGAGATTACTCCAGATGAAGATTTAATTCCACAGGATAATGATCAGGAGATTCATAAGGACCACAATGGTGCTACGCTTCTTACCTGTGCTATCTATGCTGGGACTTTGG ACGGAATGCATATTGCTTTGGGATTAATCGAACGCTGCCCACGTTTGGCATTGGCTATTGACAAGTATGACGAGTCGGGAATCTTAGCATTGGCCTCTATGCGTCAGTCCTTGCCAAGTGGAAATCAGCGCATCTACTCCTCAA ATGTAGAACATGGCCAAAGCAATCAAGAAGAAAGTAACAGATCAG ATTTAGAACATGGCCAAAGCAATCAAGAAGAAAGTAACAGATCAA ATGTAGAACATGGCCAAAGCAATCAAGAAGAAAGTAACAGATCAG ATCTAGAACATGGCCAAAGCAATCAAGAAGGAATTAACATATCAG AGGTAGAACATGGCCAAAGCAGTCAAGAAGAAATTAACATTTCAG AACATGGCCAAAGCAATCAAGAAGAAATTAACAGATCAG ATGTAGAACATGGCCAAAGCAATCAAGAAGAAATTAACAGATCAA ATGTAGAACATGGCCAAAGCAATCATGAAGAAATTAACAGATCAG ATCTAGAACATGGCCAAAGCAATCAAGAAGGAATTAACATATCAG AGGTAGAACATGGCCAAAGCAGTCAAGAAGAAATTAACATTTCAG AACATGGCCAAAGCAATCAAGAAGAAATTAACAAATCAG ATGTAGAACATGGCCAAAGCAATCATGAAGAAATTAACAGATCAG GAATCACGCAGTTGTACGAGATGAAGAGGATCCATGACCAGTACGATAAACTTCTTTCTAAAATGTGTGAAGAGATATCAGAATCACTTCAATCAAACACTCAACAACTTAAGGATGGCCTAGTTTATACTGCCATTTGCCAGGCTGCCGAGAACGGGATTTCCGAGTTTGTTTCTAAGATGCTTGAAACGGATCGACATTTTTTATGGACCGAAGATAGAAATGGAAGGAACATATTTATGCTCGGTGTCTTGCATCGTCAAGAAAAAATCTTTAGCATTCTATACCGGCTAGATGGGAAGATCATGAACTCCTTGACATGTTTACAAGATCGcaataaaaataacatgttACATATGGCAGGGATGATGGAAGATGCCATCAGGCAGATTAATCAAATCCCAGGGGCAGCTTTACAGATGCAAAGAGAGTTACAATGGTTCaag GAGGTAGAGAGAATTGTCCTTCCCAGGCATAAGGAAACCAAAAATGGGGATGGTTTAACTCCCCGACAACTATTTACGAAGAACCACGAGGACATGAAggaaaagggagagaaatggatgaaaaataCAGCAAGGTCATGTACGGTGGTGGGTGCTCTCATTGTTACTATTATGTTTGCAGCTATCTTTACTCTTCCAGGTGATAACAACCAAAGCATGGGCTTGCCAAAGTCCTTGAACAAGTTTTGGCTCAACGTCCTCATAATATTCGATGCATTGtcccttttttcttcctcaacttcAGTCTTGATGTTTTTGGGAATTCTCACATCACGTTATTCAGAAGAGGATTTTCTTGAGTATTTGCCAAGACAGATGATAATAGGCCTTTTGACTCTCTTTTGCTCTATTGCGACCATGATGATAACCTTTTCAAGTGCTCTTTTAATCATCCTACAAGAGCAATTACGGATTGCAATTCCTCTCATTTGTTTGGCTAGTGTTCCAGTCACGTTCTTCGTATGGATTCAGTTCCCAATTCTTAAGGACATGATCATTTCAACCTACGGACCAAGCATCTTCACAGGCCGAAAATGA
- the LOC109004069 gene encoding uncharacterized protein LOC109004069 isoform X13 — translation MANAPEENIIISSGRGQDEDQLSNFAELYKAVRDGKLTDTVRILDQSQDFDQPGDKACNKIITDRDETALHVAVLNGHEHIVEELMNRMSDESLAMYDRDGYTALITAAVLGNRKMVECMLTKKSDLIRIKSNSNGKNLPVVMAIDFGQIEMARYLYDLTPEGDLIPQDNDQEITPDEDLIPQEDNDQEITPDEDLIPQDNDQEIHKDHNGATLLTCAIYAGTLDGMHIALGLIERCPRLALAIDKYDESGILALASMRQSLPSGNQRIYSSNVEHGQSNQEESNRSDLEHGQSNQEESNRSNVEHGQSNQEESNRSDLEHGQSNQEGINISDVEHGQSNQEEINRSNVEHGQSNHEEINRSDLEHGQSNQEGINISGIMRIPILAPAICKTRSNISEVEHGQSSQEEINISEHGQSNQEEINKSDVEHGQSNHEEINRSGITQLYEMKRIHDQYDKLLSKMCEEISESLQSNTQQLKDGLVYTAICQAAENGISEFVSKMLETDRHFLWTEDRNGRNIFMLGVLHRQEKIFSILYRLDGKIMNSLTCLQDRNKNNMLHMAGMMEDAIRQINQIPGAALQMQRELQWFKEVERIVLPRHKETKNGDGLTPRQLFTKNHEDMKEKGEKWMKNTARSCTVVGALIVTIMFAAIFTLPGDNNQSMGLPKSLNKFWLNVLIIFDALSLFSSSTSVLMFLGILTSRYSEEDFLEYLPRQMIIGLLTLFCSIATMMITFSSALLIILQEQLRIAIPLICLASVPVTFFVWIQFPILKDMIISTYGPSIFTGRK, via the exons atggcAAATGCGCCGGAGGAGAACATTATCATAAGTTCCGGACGCGGTCAGGATGAAGATCAGTTATCCAACTTTGCAGAATTGTACAAAGCTGTGCGAGACGGTAAATTGACTGATACAGTACGCATTCTTGATCAGTCTCAAGACTTTGATCAACCCGGTGATAAGGCATGTAATAAGATAATCACAGATAGAGACGAAACGGCTCTTCATGTTGCTGTTTTAAATGGACATGAGCATATAGTGGAGGAGTTGATGAATCGAATGTCGGATGAGAGCTTGGCCATGTATGATAGAGACGGTTACACAGCTCTAATCACGGCTGCCGTGCTTGGAAATAGGAAAATGGTGGAGTGCATGCTTACAAAAAAATCTGATTTGATCAGAATTAAAAGTAATTCCAACGGAAAAAATCTTCCAGTTGTTATGGCTATTGATTTCGGGCAAATAGAAATGGCGCGCTATTTGTATGATCTTACTCCAGAAGGAGATTTAATTCCACAGGATAATGATCAGGAGATTACTCCAGATGAAGATTTAATTCCACAGGAGGATAATGATCAGGAGATTACTCCAGATGAAGATTTAATTCCACAGGATAATGATCAGGAGATTCATAAGGACCACAATGGTGCTACGCTTCTTACCTGTGCTATCTATGCTGGGACTTTGG ACGGAATGCATATTGCTTTGGGATTAATCGAACGCTGCCCACGTTTGGCATTGGCTATTGACAAGTATGACGAGTCGGGAATCTTAGCATTGGCCTCTATGCGTCAGTCCTTGCCAAGTGGAAATCAGCGCATCTACTCCTCAA ATGTAGAACATGGCCAAAGCAATCAAGAAGAAAGTAACAGATCAG ATTTAGAACATGGCCAAAGCAATCAAGAAGAAAGTAACAGATCAA ATGTAGAACATGGCCAAAGCAATCAAGAAGAAAGTAACAGATCAG ATCTAGAACATGGCCAAAGCAATCAAGAAGGAATTAACATATCAG ATGTAGAACATGGCCAAAGCAATCAAGAAGAAATTAACAGATCAA ATGTAGAACATGGCCAAAGCAATCATGAAGAAATTAACAGATCAG ATCTAGAACATGGCCAAAGCAATCAAGAAGGAATTAACATATCAG GTATAATGCGCATTCCAATTTTGGCTCCTGCGATTTGTAAAACTCGTTCGAATATTTCAGAGGTAGAACATGGCCAAAGCAGTCAAGAAGAAATTAACATTTCAG AACATGGCCAAAGCAATCAAGAAGAAATTAACAAATCAG ATGTAGAACATGGCCAAAGCAATCATGAAGAAATTAACAGATCAG GAATCACGCAGTTGTACGAGATGAAGAGGATCCATGACCAGTACGATAAACTTCTTTCTAAAATGTGTGAAGAGATATCAGAATCACTTCAATCAAACACTCAACAACTTAAGGATGGCCTAGTTTATACTGCCATTTGCCAGGCTGCCGAGAACGGGATTTCCGAGTTTGTTTCTAAGATGCTTGAAACGGATCGACATTTTTTATGGACCGAAGATAGAAATGGAAGGAACATATTTATGCTCGGTGTCTTGCATCGTCAAGAAAAAATCTTTAGCATTCTATACCGGCTAGATGGGAAGATCATGAACTCCTTGACATGTTTACAAGATCGcaataaaaataacatgttACATATGGCAGGGATGATGGAAGATGCCATCAGGCAGATTAATCAAATCCCAGGGGCAGCTTTACAGATGCAAAGAGAGTTACAATGGTTCaag GAGGTAGAGAGAATTGTCCTTCCCAGGCATAAGGAAACCAAAAATGGGGATGGTTTAACTCCCCGACAACTATTTACGAAGAACCACGAGGACATGAAggaaaagggagagaaatggatgaaaaataCAGCAAGGTCATGTACGGTGGTGGGTGCTCTCATTGTTACTATTATGTTTGCAGCTATCTTTACTCTTCCAGGTGATAACAACCAAAGCATGGGCTTGCCAAAGTCCTTGAACAAGTTTTGGCTCAACGTCCTCATAATATTCGATGCATTGtcccttttttcttcctcaacttcAGTCTTGATGTTTTTGGGAATTCTCACATCACGTTATTCAGAAGAGGATTTTCTTGAGTATTTGCCAAGACAGATGATAATAGGCCTTTTGACTCTCTTTTGCTCTATTGCGACCATGATGATAACCTTTTCAAGTGCTCTTTTAATCATCCTACAAGAGCAATTACGGATTGCAATTCCTCTCATTTGTTTGGCTAGTGTTCCAGTCACGTTCTTCGTATGGATTCAGTTCCCAATTCTTAAGGACATGATCATTTCAACCTACGGACCAAGCATCTTCACAGGCCGAAAATGA
- the LOC109004069 gene encoding uncharacterized protein LOC109004069 isoform X30, translating into MANAPEENIIISSGRGQDEDQLSNFAELYKAVRDGKLTDTVRILDQSQDFDQPGDKACNKIITDRDETALHVAVLNGHEHIVEELMNRMSDESLAMYDRDGYTALITAAVLGNRKMVECMLTKKSDLIRIKSNSNGKNLPVVMAIDFGQIEMARYLYDLTPEGDLIPQDNDQEITPDEDLIPQEDNDQEITPDEDLIPQDNDQEIHKDHNGATLLTCAIYAGTLDGMHIALGLIERCPRLALAIDKYDESGILALASMRQSLPSGNQRIYSSNVEHGQSNQEESNRSDLEHGQSNQEESNRSNVEHGQSNQEESNRSDVEHGQSNQEEINRSNLEHGQSNQEGINISGIMRIPILAPAICKTRSNISEVEHGQSSQEEINISEHGQSNQEEINKSDVEHGQSNHEEINRSGITQLYEMKRIHDQYDKLLSKMCEEISESLQSNTQQLKDGLVYTAICQAAENGISEFVSKMLETDRHFLWTEDRNGRNIFMLGVLHRQEKIFSILYRLDGKIMNSLTCLQDRNKNNMLHMAGMMEDAIRQINQIPGAALQMQRELQWFKEVERIVLPRHKETKNGDGLTPRQLFTKNHEDMKEKGEKWMKNTARSCTVVGALIVTIMFAAIFTLPGDNNQSMGLPKSLNKFWLNVLIIFDALSLFSSSTSVLMFLGILTSRYSEEDFLEYLPRQMIIGLLTLFCSIATMMITFSSALLIILQEQLRIAIPLICLASVPVTFFVWIQFPILKDMIISTYGPSIFTGRK; encoded by the exons atggcAAATGCGCCGGAGGAGAACATTATCATAAGTTCCGGACGCGGTCAGGATGAAGATCAGTTATCCAACTTTGCAGAATTGTACAAAGCTGTGCGAGACGGTAAATTGACTGATACAGTACGCATTCTTGATCAGTCTCAAGACTTTGATCAACCCGGTGATAAGGCATGTAATAAGATAATCACAGATAGAGACGAAACGGCTCTTCATGTTGCTGTTTTAAATGGACATGAGCATATAGTGGAGGAGTTGATGAATCGAATGTCGGATGAGAGCTTGGCCATGTATGATAGAGACGGTTACACAGCTCTAATCACGGCTGCCGTGCTTGGAAATAGGAAAATGGTGGAGTGCATGCTTACAAAAAAATCTGATTTGATCAGAATTAAAAGTAATTCCAACGGAAAAAATCTTCCAGTTGTTATGGCTATTGATTTCGGGCAAATAGAAATGGCGCGCTATTTGTATGATCTTACTCCAGAAGGAGATTTAATTCCACAGGATAATGATCAGGAGATTACTCCAGATGAAGATTTAATTCCACAGGAGGATAATGATCAGGAGATTACTCCAGATGAAGATTTAATTCCACAGGATAATGATCAGGAGATTCATAAGGACCACAATGGTGCTACGCTTCTTACCTGTGCTATCTATGCTGGGACTTTGG ACGGAATGCATATTGCTTTGGGATTAATCGAACGCTGCCCACGTTTGGCATTGGCTATTGACAAGTATGACGAGTCGGGAATCTTAGCATTGGCCTCTATGCGTCAGTCCTTGCCAAGTGGAAATCAGCGCATCTACTCCTCAA ATGTAGAACATGGCCAAAGCAATCAAGAAGAAAGTAACAGATCAG ATTTAGAACATGGCCAAAGCAATCAAGAAGAAAGTAACAGATCAA ATGTAGAACATGGCCAAAGCAATCAAGAAGAAAGTAACAGATCAG ATGTAGAACATGGCCAAAGCAATCAAGAAGAAATTAACAGATCAA ATCTAGAACATGGCCAAAGCAATCAAGAAGGAATTAACATATCAG GTATAATGCGCATTCCAATTTTGGCTCCTGCGATTTGTAAAACTCGTTCGAATATTTCAGAGGTAGAACATGGCCAAAGCAGTCAAGAAGAAATTAACATTTCAG AACATGGCCAAAGCAATCAAGAAGAAATTAACAAATCAG ATGTAGAACATGGCCAAAGCAATCATGAAGAAATTAACAGATCAG GAATCACGCAGTTGTACGAGATGAAGAGGATCCATGACCAGTACGATAAACTTCTTTCTAAAATGTGTGAAGAGATATCAGAATCACTTCAATCAAACACTCAACAACTTAAGGATGGCCTAGTTTATACTGCCATTTGCCAGGCTGCCGAGAACGGGATTTCCGAGTTTGTTTCTAAGATGCTTGAAACGGATCGACATTTTTTATGGACCGAAGATAGAAATGGAAGGAACATATTTATGCTCGGTGTCTTGCATCGTCAAGAAAAAATCTTTAGCATTCTATACCGGCTAGATGGGAAGATCATGAACTCCTTGACATGTTTACAAGATCGcaataaaaataacatgttACATATGGCAGGGATGATGGAAGATGCCATCAGGCAGATTAATCAAATCCCAGGGGCAGCTTTACAGATGCAAAGAGAGTTACAATGGTTCaag GAGGTAGAGAGAATTGTCCTTCCCAGGCATAAGGAAACCAAAAATGGGGATGGTTTAACTCCCCGACAACTATTTACGAAGAACCACGAGGACATGAAggaaaagggagagaaatggatgaaaaataCAGCAAGGTCATGTACGGTGGTGGGTGCTCTCATTGTTACTATTATGTTTGCAGCTATCTTTACTCTTCCAGGTGATAACAACCAAAGCATGGGCTTGCCAAAGTCCTTGAACAAGTTTTGGCTCAACGTCCTCATAATATTCGATGCATTGtcccttttttcttcctcaacttcAGTCTTGATGTTTTTGGGAATTCTCACATCACGTTATTCAGAAGAGGATTTTCTTGAGTATTTGCCAAGACAGATGATAATAGGCCTTTTGACTCTCTTTTGCTCTATTGCGACCATGATGATAACCTTTTCAAGTGCTCTTTTAATCATCCTACAAGAGCAATTACGGATTGCAATTCCTCTCATTTGTTTGGCTAGTGTTCCAGTCACGTTCTTCGTATGGATTCAGTTCCCAATTCTTAAGGACATGATCATTTCAACCTACGGACCAAGCATCTTCACAGGCCGAAAATGA